From the bacterium genome, the window CACCGCGTCACGTATGGAATCCGTATCATGCTCATTCACAGTTACGGGGCCGGTTAAAACCAGGATGTGCCGGTCTTTCCCATGAGCTTTTTTCAATACATTTTCGAGAGTCTGTACCGCTTCGGCTTTTTTCATACCGGTGAGATCGAGGGTGATATCAAACGCACCGTTATGAGCGTATGCGTGTTTGTCTTCCGTGCCCGACCCGTTGAATTTGGCGCTGTGTATGTCCTCGGGCATGTTGTTGAGAGCGTTGAGGAATATGTCCATGTCATTCATCGCGAAAACCGTCCGTGTATCATTTGTCTGATTCTGCTGATTTCTTCGGGTTTGAGAAATCCGCTGTACCAGTACACGACAGGGGGCAGAATAAAGAGAATTCCATTCCCAAACATGCGGATCATCCACGGAGCGGAATGAAATGAGAACGAGATTCCGACAAGAACCGCGGTCAGAAGGAACACAGCCCCGAGCCGTGGAAATTCATAGCGGACATGGTAAACATTACGGGAAATCGCGAACAGAATCACAACCATCACCAGATACGCGAAAATGGTGGTATATGCTGCCCCGATGATCCCGAACCGGGGAATGAAAACAATATTGAGGCCGATATTCAATACAGCTCCGGTAATCGGCGCTATAGGCAGATATTTTGTTTTCTCACGGATAAACACTCCGGCCAGCATGATGAAATAAAAACCGTAGAGAACATATGCAAGCGCCACAAAAGGTATGATATTCGAAAGCGGTGTCGGCTGTTTCCCCGATGTATACAGGAAAAAAATCTCTTCACGGAAGAGCGTCATCCCGAGAAACACAATCGCGATAAACACAGCATAATATGTTGCAATCTTCGAGAACAGTACTTTTACATCGGGATTGTCTTTGACCGAAATGAAAAAGGGCTGCCATGCAAGCCGGAATGAATTGACAAAAACCATGATTCCGACCATGCCGAGGGTATAGACAGGGGCATAAAACCCTACCTGGTCGGTGCCGAGAAAGTATTCTATGAGATAATTATCCGAAAAGTCGATAATACGGAGGAAAAACAACGTAACAATCGTGGGAACTCCGAACATGAGGAGTTTTTTCAGAACACGGTACGAAATACGGGTGGTAAAATTCGATTTTATGACAGGAAACAGGATTATGGTAATGATAATGACCGCCACGAGATTCGCTTCGAAAACACCGGGCAATCCTCGCTTGAAAATCCATAAGAATACAATGTTCAGGCCAATCAAAAGGATAAAACGCGCCATCGAAATGAGCGAGAAATAGCCGAGCCTGCTTTCCGCGCGGAGAACAAGCGTCGGATATATGACAATCGTGTCGAACACGAGGATAAGGAACATGAGATTTATAAGGTACGTGTGGGAAGAATTTGTGATCAGGAGGCTTGACAGTGAACCGCCGAAAAAATAACCCGATGCAAAAAAAAGCAGCCCGATCAGTGTTGTGAATACGAGCGATGTAGAGAAGATCGAATCTTTTTCATGGTCATAATCCTTGTCCATGAAATAACGGAGAAATGCGTTATCGAGACCGAGGGTGTATAACAGGACGATAAAACCGGCAGCGGTATATACCAGCCGTCTGATTCCGATATCGTATTCATTGAGAATCCGGAGGTACATGAAAAGGAGGATAAAACCCGTGCCGCGGGAAATGGTCTCCGACATCCCGTAAACCACGGAATGCTTGAAAAGCTGTTTCAGGTGTGCAAACACCCTTACCTCCTTATGACAGCCATCTTATCTTTGAACAGCCTGCCGTTCGTGGTAATACCGGTAAAGAAGTAGATTCCCGAGCCTACGGTTTCATCCTTGAAATTCTTTCCATACCAGAGGGTGTATGCGCTGCCGGAGTTTCCGCTCTGATCGGCGACGAGCTCATCGACAAGCTCGCCGTTGAACGAATAAATCCTGATATTGCTCATTAGCTTGAGGTTGGTGAATGTGACAAAGGAGTTCGTTCCCCATATTTCGAATGGATTGGGGAAAACATGTATTTCGGTATCGCTCTTTTCGGGGGTCGTTCCGAGAGCGTAAAATTTATTGAGACCGGTATCGGTCCCGACCCAGAGAACATCATGCGTATTGTCATACTTAAGAGACAGGATCATATCCGAAAACAATCCGCTGTTCTGTGTTGTGTAATGACCTGCCGCTTCATTTTTCGCATCGATTTTAAACAGTCCGCCCACACTGGTACCGATCCACTTGTTGTCGTATTTATCTACCTCGATCGAGGTGACTTCTACCGATCCTCCTTCCAGAAGCGTGGACAGGTCTTCGACTTTGAGCCGCTTATCCGGAAGTTTTTTTATCCGGTTGAGACCGCCCTTCGTTCCGACCCATATATCGCCGTAGAGATCGTGATTGATAGTGGTTATCAGCATACCGAGAAGCCCGTTGTCGAGATTGAGATTAACCGTATAGGTATCGAATTTGTCAAAGGGATCGTCGCCGACATACACTCCGGTCAGTCCTGACTGGTATGTTCCGAGCCATATCCATCCGTCATTGTCGGCATCCATGCACATGATTTCGGCAGACGCGATACCGTCCTCATCGGGTGAATATGTCTGGTGCTTCGTGAACGGATACCCGTCGAACACGACAGCTCCCGAATTGGTTTCCTGCGCCTGATGGTTTGCGACCCAGATATTGCCGTATTTGTCTTTCACCAGATCGGAACATACGATGAAATTCTTACCGATGGTATATTTTATGATATCTCCCGCGGGATCGACCTTTTCAACATGGACCGTGCTCTTGTCGGGGATACCGATATCGGTCATCACATACAATCCCTTCCCCCAGGACGGAAGCCAGTAATTGCCATTGTTGTCTCCGGTAATATCCACTGTGGTGTGGAGAATGCCCTCTTCTTCACGGTATTCGGTCCAGATCACATTGTCATATCGCAGAACCAGCGCATCGTAGTTTTCCCCCTTGCGGGAAGTCGTCGTCCAGAGCACATTGTCATTATCGGATAAATAAAAATTATAAAATGTCGAGTTTCTCGGGCCTCCGACCGAAGGAATCTCGGTATACCCATCGGATGTATAACATTTCAGGCCGGCCTGAGATGTCCCGACCCATAGATTTCCGTCGCTGCCAAAGACTATTGATTTCAATCCGAGGTAGGTGGCATCGTAGGAATACCATGATCTGATGAATTTTTTATACAGGCCATTGTTCGAGGCGGCGCAGGGAGTATCGAATGCCTTTGTTATAGAATAAAAATTGCCGCTTGTAATACCTGAGGGTTGAATCGCATTTATGTCCTCATTAAAGAACAGTATCCCGTCCCCGGTAGTGCCGATCCAGATGGTATCGTCGTATTCATCAACGACCCGTTCGATACAATTAAAACGTGAGCTGCCGTAGGTATAGTTTTTCCAGTTTCCGTAAAACTCCAGGTCGGGATTGCTCTCATCCGCAACGGCAAGACCGAATTCGGTACAGACATAAATCTTCCCCTTTATTACCTTGACATCGGAAACGGGCGAATTTTCGGATATATATTTTCCGAGCTTCGAAAATGTTCTCAGTTCCTTCGTATAAACATTGATCTTGTCCACCCCTTTCGAGTGGCCGATATAGAGGACGCTGTCGTTCATGGCGAAGATTTTTGTAACATTGATCTTGTTCCTGTTCGCCGTATACTCCGGAAACAGAATCTGCTCATACTGCTCCGTAACCGGATCGAACCGCACCAGGCCGGCATTCGTAAATCCAAGGTAGAGGTAGTTCAACGTTGCGGCGACAGCAAGTATATCGTTGCTCAGCAATCCGTGATTTTTGTAATAGAGCGTATATTCCCGTGTCTGGGGATTATACCGGAACAAGCCTCCCTTGCAGGCGCAGAACAGGGTGCCGTTGAATTCCACCATATCCTGAATCGTGTACATGGGTGGAAACCCCTGCCAATCCGGATATTCCACAGCTCCGGCATTGACCGTGCTCAATACAGCCGTCAGCGATATCATCAAAAGTAATAAGCGTTTCATGGATTCCTCTCGCCGGAATGATATTTTATATAAAGACAGCCCGACAGGGCAATCATGGTAAACAGAAACGATGCCAGGCTGAATACATTTCCGAACCGCATATAGAATGTTCTGCCTGTACGGGGAACGATAGTCCCGATAAGCGTATCACGCGTAAAGGTGTCCGTTTGTTTCAGAATACGCCCGTACGGATCGATTATCATCGAAATACCGGTGTTTGCGCACCGTATCACCGGCCGGTGAAACTCGATCGCCCGAAACACCGATATCCTTGCATGCTGCTGCGGTGAAGGCGACGGGCCAAACCAGACATCGTTGGTGATCACAACGATAAACTCCACACCTTTCACGACAAAACTCCGGATAAGATCGGGAAATATCGATTCAAAACAGATCACAGCACAAAAGGGCGGTAATACGTCGGATGTAAAAATAACCCGCTCTTTTCCCTTATCCCAGTTTGCCTGACCAAAATCGAGTTTACGCAGTTCCGGGAAATAATCGTCGAGCGGTATCGCTTCACCGAACGGTACGAGATGTATTTTGTGATAAATCTGGGCGTGCGGGGCGTCCGGCACAAAAAAAGCCGCGGAATTCCATGTTTCCCTCGTATCGATATCTATGGAAGGGGTTCCCGTGAGAACAGGAACGCCGATGGAATCCACGAGCGACTGAACCATGCGCCGGTAGCGCGGGGTTTCGAGCAGGTATACCGGGGTTGCCGTTTCCGGCCATACGATGAGGTCAAGGGGCGAAGACGATGCCGCCTCCACGCTCATGGAACGGTACAGATTGATATTCCAGAGCTCCATTCCGTCTTCCCACTTCTCTTCGGGGATGACATTCCCCTGAACAAGGGCTACCTGCATTTTTTTACCGTCCGAACGACCGGTAAGAACGACCGCCATCGAATAGGCAATCGGAATGATGAAAAGCGCGGCAAACAATAACCAGCGCCGGGGAGTTTTTTTTCTCATAATCAGGTACGAGCTTATATTGACAAGGACTATCCATGCCGAAACACCGTACACGCTCGTAATGTCGGCAAACTGGATAAAAAACGGGTACGATGACTGCGAATTGCCGAGTATCATCCATGGGAACGCGAGGGAACCGAACGACCGTATCCACTCCATCCCGGCAACCGCGAACGGCAGAACGATAAAGCCAAGACGCGGCGAGACCTCGTAAATTATCCGCGAAACGGCGAACGGCAGGGCAAAGAAAAACGCGAGCACAATAACAGCCCCAACCATTCCCCCCCATGTTATGTGGTGAATCCAGAAAAGGGTTATTCCGAGAAAAATGACGCCTGAAACCCATGTCCACAACAGTACCCGGACGGTGGAACACTTCATGAAGACAGGGAAAAGCGGAATGAGGCTCACAAAAGCAAAAAAACCGAGTCCGAAGGTCGGATACGAGCCGGTAAGGAACAGCGCCGAAATCAGCGCATAGGAAAACGCCGCGACATTACTCACCGGATGCCCCTTTCCGGCTGCGGGTTCAGGGATTTGAAAAAGCGCTCTCTTCCCCGGAAACAGGCAACACGGTCATAACCGGCGTCACGGAGATATTCCAGCGCGCGTTCGAAATGATTCCCCACCCTTTCGGGACGGTGCGCGTCCGAGCCCAGGGTGACCGGAACATCATACGCGCGAAGAATTCGTAAAAAATCGGGCGAAGGGTACGGTTCACGGGCTGCGGAATCGATGCCGGAGGTGTTGATCTCGACCGCGCAATCCATGGCTTTGAACACGGAAGCCGCACGTTCATAATGAGCGGAAATCCCTCCGCTGGGGCGATATCCCATGCGTTTGATATTGTCGGCATGACCGGCTATATCATACAATCCTGTCCGGGCGGCATCGATGACAGCGTTAAAAAACTTCTCGTAAAGGGAGTCAAGATTTCTCTCCTCGAATATGTTTTTGTACTGTTCCTGATCGAAC encodes:
- a CDS encoding histidinol-phosphatase HisJ family protein, translating into MRNQSISVLPDYHIHTTLCNHAVGDMESYVERAVELGLEEIGFSDHMPVMPEPHLCMGYADLPVYIGRVRELQHRYEGRITIRLGCEMDMVPGKNDEIRQIIESSEFDYVIGSIHYLDGWPFDQEQYKNIFEERNLDSLYEKFFNAVIDAARTGLYDIAGHADNIKRMGYRPSGGISAHYERAASVFKAMDCAVEINTSGIDSAAREPYPSPDFLRILRAYDVPVTLGSDAHRPERVGNHFERALEYLRDAGYDRVACFRGRERFFKSLNPQPERGIR
- the lnt gene encoding apolipoprotein N-acyltransferase, producing MSNVAAFSYALISALFLTGSYPTFGLGFFAFVSLIPLFPVFMKCSTVRVLLWTWVSGVIFLGITLFWIHHITWGGMVGAVIVLAFFFALPFAVSRIIYEVSPRLGFIVLPFAVAGMEWIRSFGSLAFPWMILGNSQSSYPFFIQFADITSVYGVSAWIVLVNISSYLIMRKKTPRRWLLFAALFIIPIAYSMAVVLTGRSDGKKMQVALVQGNVIPEEKWEDGMELWNINLYRSMSVEAASSSPLDLIVWPETATPVYLLETPRYRRMVQSLVDSIGVPVLTGTPSIDIDTRETWNSAAFFVPDAPHAQIYHKIHLVPFGEAIPLDDYFPELRKLDFGQANWDKGKERVIFTSDVLPPFCAVICFESIFPDLIRSFVVKGVEFIVVITNDVWFGPSPSPQQHARISVFRAIEFHRPVIRCANTGISMIIDPYGRILKQTDTFTRDTLIGTIVPRTGRTFYMRFGNVFSLASFLFTMIALSGCLYIKYHSGERNP
- a CDS encoding Smr/MutS family protein yields the protein MNDMDIFLNALNNMPEDIHSAKFNGSGTEDKHAYAHNGAFDITLDLTGMKKAEAVQTLENVLKKAHGKDRHILVLTGPVTVNEHDTDSIRDAVRYYCDREGSKYIRTFRAAPDEQGGEGTFILIT
- a CDS encoding oligosaccharide flippase family protein; its protein translation is MFAHLKQLFKHSVVYGMSETISRGTGFILLFMYLRILNEYDIGIRRLVYTAAGFIVLLYTLGLDNAFLRYFMDKDYDHEKDSIFSTSLVFTTLIGLLFFASGYFFGGSLSSLLITNSSHTYLINLMFLILVFDTIVIYPTLVLRAESRLGYFSLISMARFILLIGLNIVFLWIFKRGLPGVFEANLVAVIIITIILFPVIKSNFTTRISYRVLKKLLMFGVPTIVTLFFLRIIDFSDNYLIEYFLGTDQVGFYAPVYTLGMVGIMVFVNSFRLAWQPFFISVKDNPDVKVLFSKIATYYAVFIAIVFLGMTLFREEIFFLYTSGKQPTPLSNIIPFVALAYVLYGFYFIMLAGVFIREKTKYLPIAPITGAVLNIGLNIVFIPRFGIIGAAYTTIFAYLVMVVILFAISRNVYHVRYEFPRLGAVFLLTAVLVGISFSFHSAPWMIRMFGNGILFILPPVVYWYSGFLKPEEISRIRQMIHGRFSR